One genomic window of Opitutia bacterium includes the following:
- a CDS encoding four helix bundle protein gives MTREQFKARTKAFALRAVSVAESLPSDPISQVFVRQLVRCSTSVAANYRVAVRGKSRADFIAKMAIVEEECDETLFWLEMLVDTKRLPAARIANLQREGDKILSIVVASIKTARRGR, from the coding sequence ATGACGCGCGAACAGTTCAAAGCCCGCACGAAAGCCTTTGCGCTGCGGGCCGTATCCGTGGCCGAATCGCTGCCGAGTGACCCCATTTCGCAAGTCTTCGTCCGCCAGCTCGTCCGCTGCTCCACGTCGGTCGCGGCCAATTACCGCGTGGCCGTCCGGGGCAAATCACGAGCCGACTTCATCGCCAAGATGGCGATCGTCGAGGAAGAGTGCGACGAAACCCTCTTCTGGCTCGAAATGCTCGTCGACACAAAGCGTCTGCCCGCAGCTCGCATCGCCAACCTACAGCGAGAGGGCGATAAAATCCTCTCGATTGTCGTAGCTTCGATCAAAACCGCTCGACGTGGACGCTAA
- a CDS encoding GAF domain-containing protein translates to MDANPNLSDSPVSGIHDSAADLAVLYRIAALASEDESVAAAENALLSELMRAFPADSGSLCLLNPHTGYLEISKHHGLPTDTGNFALKLGQGVTGWATLHKEPLLIPDVVGDPRYIAARATVRCEMAAPLIYQEQAIGCLNLDSDHPHAFTEQDLARLARFAAQAGRTLHRIWQLDRLQRESAQLETLVELGHSLVARLEESDLLTTLTRSGRSLFDARLCTLHACDPSQRMFELQAWSSEMSFSDSTLRREPFGAEHSLIATALRVGKVVEFQELTGTAGHGAVDLPADPELCSMLAAPLLVDGAPTGVLAIYTNRPHRFSDAQKRLLAALASFASVALHNARLYARVFQSEESLRKAQTLTTLGLLAAEIAHEIRNPLTVIKLLHGALGTDFAPDDPRRRDLQVITEKIEQLEGIVARVLSFARTPGVIHSRWQLAGIIEDTLLLLRAKLGQSGVQLRYAPPPRPFQVEANKGQLQQVFLNLALNAVQAMPHGGTLGVNFTEAAGAVGQVVHIDFTDNGTGIPEAIRTRIFESFLSGRADGTGLGLGIAQRIVKDHHGELSLVSTGSQGTTMRVTLPLRS, encoded by the coding sequence GTGGACGCTAACCCTAACCTTTCCGACTCTCCGGTCTCCGGTATCCACGATTCCGCGGCCGACCTCGCAGTCCTCTATCGCATCGCCGCGCTGGCGTCCGAGGACGAATCCGTCGCCGCCGCCGAAAACGCGCTCCTGAGCGAACTCATGCGGGCCTTCCCCGCCGACAGCGGTTCGCTCTGCCTGCTCAATCCGCACACGGGCTACCTCGAGATTTCCAAGCACCACGGCCTGCCGACCGACACCGGCAATTTCGCCCTCAAGCTCGGCCAAGGCGTCACCGGCTGGGCCACGCTGCACAAGGAGCCGCTGCTCATCCCCGACGTCGTCGGCGACCCCCGTTACATCGCCGCCCGCGCCACCGTTCGCTGCGAAATGGCCGCACCGCTCATCTATCAGGAGCAAGCGATCGGTTGCCTGAATCTCGATTCGGATCACCCGCACGCGTTCACGGAGCAGGACCTCGCCCGCCTCGCCCGTTTCGCCGCCCAAGCCGGACGCACGCTCCACCGCATCTGGCAGCTCGACCGCCTCCAGCGCGAGTCCGCCCAGCTCGAGACGCTCGTCGAACTCGGCCACTCGCTCGTCGCCCGCCTCGAGGAAAGCGACCTCCTCACGACCCTCACCCGCTCCGGCCGCAGCCTCTTCGACGCCCGCCTCTGCACGCTGCACGCCTGCGATCCGTCGCAACGCATGTTCGAGCTCCAGGCGTGGAGCAGCGAAATGTCGTTCTCCGACTCCACGCTCCGGCGCGAGCCGTTCGGCGCCGAGCACTCGCTCATCGCCACCGCGCTGCGCGTCGGCAAGGTCGTCGAATTCCAGGAACTCACCGGCACCGCCGGGCACGGCGCGGTCGACCTGCCGGCCGATCCGGAGCTTTGCTCGATGCTCGCCGCCCCGCTTCTCGTCGACGGCGCGCCGACGGGCGTCCTCGCGATCTACACGAACCGCCCGCACCGTTTCTCCGACGCGCAGAAGCGCCTGCTCGCCGCGCTGGCCAGCTTCGCGTCCGTCGCTCTGCACAACGCCCGCCTCTACGCCCGCGTCTTTCAATCCGAGGAATCGCTCCGCAAGGCCCAGACGCTCACCACGCTCGGCCTCCTCGCCGCCGAGATCGCGCACGAGATCCGAAATCCCCTCACGGTCATCAAACTCCTCCACGGCGCACTCGGCACGGACTTCGCCCCCGACGACCCGCGCCGCCGCGACCTACAGGTCATCACCGAGAAGATCGAGCAACTCGAAGGCATCGTCGCCCGCGTGCTCTCGTTCGCGCGGACGCCCGGCGTTATCCACTCGCGCTGGCAACTCGCCGGCATCATCGAAGACACGTTGCTCCTCTTGCGCGCGAAGCTCGGCCAATCGGGCGTTCAGTTGCGCTATGCGCCCCCGCCGCGTCCCTTCCAAGTCGAGGCGAACAAGGGCCAGCTCCAGCAGGTTTTCCTCAACCTCGCGCTCAACGCCGTGCAAGCCATGCCGCACGGCGGCACGCTGGGGGTGAACTTCACCGAGGCCGCCGGAGCGGTCGGACAGGTCGTGCACATCGATTTCACCGACAACGGCACCGGCATCCCGGAAGCGATCCGCACGCGCATCTTCGAGTCGTTCCTTTCCGGGCGCGCCGACGGCACGGGCCTCGGCCTCGGCATCGCGCAACGCATCGTGAAGGACCACCACGGCGAACTCTCCCTCGTCAGCACCGGCAGCCAAGGCACCACGATGCGCGTCACTCTGCCGCTGCGCTCCTGA
- a CDS encoding cupin domain-containing protein: MPFVRLAALPAKEIFNGTIRGHYAHLERSTFGEVHLAPHTVVPVHQHPHEQFTYVIEGRFEFTVGKETTVLEPGMVAIIPANVPHGGKTLTAVRVIDVFAPTREDYRV; the protein is encoded by the coding sequence ATGCCCTTCGTCCGCCTCGCCGCGCTGCCCGCCAAGGAGATTTTCAACGGCACCATTCGCGGCCACTACGCGCATCTCGAGCGCAGCACGTTCGGCGAGGTGCACCTGGCGCCGCACACGGTCGTGCCCGTGCACCAGCACCCGCACGAGCAATTCACCTACGTGATCGAGGGACGTTTCGAGTTCACCGTCGGCAAAGAAACAACCGTCCTCGAACCGGGCATGGTGGCGATCATCCCGGCCAACGTCCCGCACGGCGGCAAGACGCTGACCGCCGTCCGCGTCATCGACGTGTTCGCCCCCACGCGCGAGGACTACCGCGTTTGA